In the genome of Anabaena cylindrica PCC 7122, the window TATTACCAAGAGATACATTCTGGGGATGAGAAATTTCCAAATCGCGTTTAAAGCGAACACCTTCACCACAAAATTTTAATTGAGGCTTGATTTGTTGATGTTTATATCGTCTGATTTTGGTTTGGACGTATTCTTCCCAAACTACCAAGCGAGGAACTAAATAGTTTACAAATAGACGTTCTAACTTATTAACAATTTTACTTCTAATTTTTTCCATCCCCATAAATCCTCAGCGTCCCTCTGCGCTTACCTTAGCATTCCTCTGTGTTAAAAGGCACTTATCTGTTCACTCATTCTCTCTTCTAACAATTCCAACAAACTATCTACATCCTTACTAACTTGCTCAAAACAAACTTCCGGTTTGGGTTCGGGTGCAAATTGAATTAACTTAATTTCCCCTTTCCCAATACCAATCATTACAACTTCTGTTTCTGGTTGATTATTTTCAATAATTCCTAGAAGTTCTTGCAACCGATTTTCAACTCTATCATTTAGTTTTTCTATCTCGGCTTGGGGACAATAAACGAAATGTGGCTTTGGCTGTAAATCAATACCAATAGTACCTTGACTGTTACCATGTTCCAATCGCAGTCCCCAAAATAATGCTGCTAATTCTTGCTGATTTGCTTTGACAAATCTATCCAATTGTCGCCGCCATTTACTATCTTCTGTTTCCGGTTGAGTACTACCAAACATCATAAATAATTCTTAATTCTTAATTCGTAAGTTTAAATTTTCCCCTCTTTGCTTGTGGAGAGGAGTTGGGTTTCTTCTATCTCAACCCTGATTGTACACGCTAGAGGCCTGTATAAATGCCATCTTTCTCTAATACAGTTGTTCATGGGTTTCTCACTGCTTCTGTCTCATTATCCACTGCTGAGGTCAATGCGGCTAAGATCAAAATGGGTGGATATTTTAGCACTGCGAGTGCGATCGCTACGCAAACACCGCAGGCATCGCGCCAGCGCCGACTTGTCAATTCGCAATCCGTTGTCTCTTTATTTGCCCCCTCTCCCCCACAATTGTCTCATAACATTGGGGCAAAAGCATAATAAAATCATCTGCTTTAGCCACTTTCACAGCCATGATCATATCTTTATTTTTGGCATCAACAGTCCCATCAGCAATATTTTCAGCTACAGTACCACGAAATAAAAACACATCCTGACTTTACCAAACCAATACAACGGCGTAAATCTCGTAAATTCAAACTTTCTTTGTAAATTCACACCATCTACAG includes:
- the ccmS gene encoding beta-carboxysome assembly chaperone CcmS codes for the protein MMFGSTQPETEDSKWRRQLDRFVKANQQELAALFWGLRLEHGNSQGTIGIDLQPKPHFVYCPQAEIEKLNDRVENRLQELLGIIENNQPETEVVMIGIGKGEIKLIQFAPEPKPEVCFEQVSKDVDSLLELLEERMSEQISAF